Proteins found in one Anoplolepis gracilipes chromosome 7, ASM4749672v1, whole genome shotgun sequence genomic segment:
- the LOC140667416 gene encoding uncharacterized protein isoform X2, translating to MEVNNLDEEDENVVIQGSALHEHLSKLGYTDFESVSMPKTTLLEQKQYSNINIRNIIQKIYKQLFSFSSWIIQEKSISEKQLNAILNAEALLNDHFSAINNFVSKCNDNSETIRLQELIVTGVVLISSTCISLCKFKVLPTLFIASSAICYAGYIKHSRFCANRDLKNIISLQNELLVMCKESLQILRRNCKIKMNSDTCYQQFSHFIGEKLQNLQHLSETLVEFMGNISCVYYQCSQSIAKLLPSDVCNEELFTKFEYNSFEISGEIDYQALKKLYHTFLLVQSEMLYLLAIAYDSNTWIHCCHMIPETKLVLIIHTLIKELTVHKIKLSEIINAYHNCKVEPVRHKAQKVKWQDPTVQLDLASYKLQSAYNQVFSVFKDVDDCINQEISIDNETTKILMQKLDRAFKEIDIAKSLTEFVVLLMARSSFRKPKDDDQSVTKDSAIDEKSNLSVIIDSDPEILDEVFEEYIKDDYLEPLHEETDEYSLEQRKLDKLLVKNFMSELKEALIDKHKSMSERESKALQRIYKNISNGSASNTGDNKDYKCIPIPPPIPPYYIWSSPSSDINLRYKKIIPPTCKIKNCDFSIQEKIDDSDEENESVRMLEHKSNFNIPSIEACNTENRESLTFLPQILLETQATQFVKKLPPAFLQEETFVGSGENSEDEIIDNSSDNISDDNEEKNS from the exons atggaaGTAAATAACTTGGATGAGGAAGACGAGAATGTCGTGATCCAA ggTAGTGCTCTTCATGAACATCTGTCAAAATTGGGTTACACAGATTTTGAAAGTGTATCTATGCCTAAGACAACATTGTTGGAACAAAagcaatattcaaatatt aatattagaaatattatacagaAGATTTATAAacagttattttctttttcttcctggATAATACAg GAGAAGAGCATTTCTGAAAAGCAATTGAATGCCATTTTAAATGCAGAAGCTTTATTGAACGATCATTTTTctgcaattaacaattttgtaaGCAAGTGCAATGACAATTCTGAAAC AATAAGGCTGCAGGAATTAATTGTGACTGGAGTAGTATTAATCTCTTCAACATGTATCTCATTGTGTAAATTTAAGGTGTTACCgacattatttattgcatcATCTGCAATCTGTTATGCTGGTTATATAAAACACTCACGATTTTGTGCAaatagagatttaaaaaacatcATATCATTACAAAATGAACTTCTTGTTATGTGTAAAGAAAGTCTTCAGATTTTACGacgtaattgtaaaataaaaatgaattctgATACATGTTATCAACAATTTTC tcatTTCATTGGAGAAAAGTTGCAGAATCTGCAACATTTATCAGAGACTTTAGTCGAATTTATGGGAAATATTTCATGCGTGTATTACCAATGTTCTCAatcaattgcaaaattattgccATCAGATGTATGTAACGAAGAATTGTTTACAAAATTCGAATATAATTCGTTTGAAATATCTGGCGAAATCGACTATCAAGCACTAAAA AAATTGTATCACACCTTTCTTCTGGTACAATCAGAAATGTTGTATTTATTAGCTATTGCATATGACAGTAATACTTGGATACATTGTTGTCATATGATTCCTGAAACAAAATTAGTACTTATAATTCACACCTTAATTAAGGAATTGACAGTacataaaatcaaattgtcagaaattattaatgcttATCATAATTGTAAAGTGGAACCAGTCCGACATAA gGCACAGAAGGTTAAATGGCAAGATCCAACTGTTCAATTAGATTTGGCATCATATAAGTTACAGTCTGCCTATAATCAAGTGTTTTCAGTATTTAAAGATGTTGATGACTGCATTAATCAGGAAATTAGCATTGATAATGAAACAACTAAGATACTGATGCAAAAGTTGGATAGAGCATTCAAAGAGATTGATATAGCTAAAAGTTTGACGGAAtttgttgttttattaatgGCAAGATCATCCTTCCGTAAACCAAAGGACGACGATCAATCTGTAACTAAGGATAGTGCAATAGATGAGAAATCCAATTTGTCTGTAATAATCGATTCAGATCCGGAGATTCTCGATGAAGTGTTTGaggaatatataaaagatgacTATCTAGAACCTTTGCATGAAGAAACAGATGAATATTCATTGGAACAGCGAAAACTGGATAAACTTTTGGTAAAGAATTTTATGAGCGAACTAAAAGAAGCTCTAATTGATAAGCATAAATCTATGTCCGAACGAGAATCGAAGGCCCTACAacgtatatacaaaaatatatcaaacggcTCTGCATCGAATACTGGAGACAATAAggattataaatgtatacctATTCCACCACCGATACCTCCTTACTACATATGGTCAAGTCCATCAAGTGACATTAatttgagatataaaaaaataattcctcCCACttgtaagattaaaaattgtgatttCTCTATTCAAGAAAAGATTGATGACTCAGATGAAGAAAATGAGTCCGTAAGAATGTTAGaacataaaagtaattttaatataccatCCATAGAAGCATGCAACACAGAAAATAGGGAATCTCTTACGTTTTTACCTCAAATTCTTCTTGAAACACAAGCTAcacaatttgttaaaaaactaCCACCCGCTTTTCTTCAGGAGGAGACATTTGTAGGAAGTGGTGAAAATTCTGAGGATGAAATCATAGATAATTCGAGTGATAACATAAGTGATGATAACGAAGAGAAAAATTCTTAA
- the LOC140667416 gene encoding uncharacterized protein isoform X1: MRDKRQSGREREGVGVGCSNMYTLYTYNEWGSALHEHLSKLGYTDFESVSMPKTTLLEQKQYSNINIRNIIQKIYKQLFSFSSWIIQEKSISEKQLNAILNAEALLNDHFSAINNFVSKCNDNSETIRLQELIVTGVVLISSTCISLCKFKVLPTLFIASSAICYAGYIKHSRFCANRDLKNIISLQNELLVMCKESLQILRRNCKIKMNSDTCYQQFSHFIGEKLQNLQHLSETLVEFMGNISCVYYQCSQSIAKLLPSDVCNEELFTKFEYNSFEISGEIDYQALKKLYHTFLLVQSEMLYLLAIAYDSNTWIHCCHMIPETKLVLIIHTLIKELTVHKIKLSEIINAYHNCKVEPVRHKAQKVKWQDPTVQLDLASYKLQSAYNQVFSVFKDVDDCINQEISIDNETTKILMQKLDRAFKEIDIAKSLTEFVVLLMARSSFRKPKDDDQSVTKDSAIDEKSNLSVIIDSDPEILDEVFEEYIKDDYLEPLHEETDEYSLEQRKLDKLLVKNFMSELKEALIDKHKSMSERESKALQRIYKNISNGSASNTGDNKDYKCIPIPPPIPPYYIWSSPSSDINLRYKKIIPPTCKIKNCDFSIQEKIDDSDEENESVRMLEHKSNFNIPSIEACNTENRESLTFLPQILLETQATQFVKKLPPAFLQEETFVGSGENSEDEIIDNSSDNISDDNEEKNS, encoded by the exons ATGCGCGACAAACGTCAGAGTgggagagaaagggaaggCGTGGGTGTAGGGTGTAGTAACATGTACAcactatacacatataatgaATGG ggTAGTGCTCTTCATGAACATCTGTCAAAATTGGGTTACACAGATTTTGAAAGTGTATCTATGCCTAAGACAACATTGTTGGAACAAAagcaatattcaaatatt aatattagaaatattatacagaAGATTTATAAacagttattttctttttcttcctggATAATACAg GAGAAGAGCATTTCTGAAAAGCAATTGAATGCCATTTTAAATGCAGAAGCTTTATTGAACGATCATTTTTctgcaattaacaattttgtaaGCAAGTGCAATGACAATTCTGAAAC AATAAGGCTGCAGGAATTAATTGTGACTGGAGTAGTATTAATCTCTTCAACATGTATCTCATTGTGTAAATTTAAGGTGTTACCgacattatttattgcatcATCTGCAATCTGTTATGCTGGTTATATAAAACACTCACGATTTTGTGCAaatagagatttaaaaaacatcATATCATTACAAAATGAACTTCTTGTTATGTGTAAAGAAAGTCTTCAGATTTTACGacgtaattgtaaaataaaaatgaattctgATACATGTTATCAACAATTTTC tcatTTCATTGGAGAAAAGTTGCAGAATCTGCAACATTTATCAGAGACTTTAGTCGAATTTATGGGAAATATTTCATGCGTGTATTACCAATGTTCTCAatcaattgcaaaattattgccATCAGATGTATGTAACGAAGAATTGTTTACAAAATTCGAATATAATTCGTTTGAAATATCTGGCGAAATCGACTATCAAGCACTAAAA AAATTGTATCACACCTTTCTTCTGGTACAATCAGAAATGTTGTATTTATTAGCTATTGCATATGACAGTAATACTTGGATACATTGTTGTCATATGATTCCTGAAACAAAATTAGTACTTATAATTCACACCTTAATTAAGGAATTGACAGTacataaaatcaaattgtcagaaattattaatgcttATCATAATTGTAAAGTGGAACCAGTCCGACATAA gGCACAGAAGGTTAAATGGCAAGATCCAACTGTTCAATTAGATTTGGCATCATATAAGTTACAGTCTGCCTATAATCAAGTGTTTTCAGTATTTAAAGATGTTGATGACTGCATTAATCAGGAAATTAGCATTGATAATGAAACAACTAAGATACTGATGCAAAAGTTGGATAGAGCATTCAAAGAGATTGATATAGCTAAAAGTTTGACGGAAtttgttgttttattaatgGCAAGATCATCCTTCCGTAAACCAAAGGACGACGATCAATCTGTAACTAAGGATAGTGCAATAGATGAGAAATCCAATTTGTCTGTAATAATCGATTCAGATCCGGAGATTCTCGATGAAGTGTTTGaggaatatataaaagatgacTATCTAGAACCTTTGCATGAAGAAACAGATGAATATTCATTGGAACAGCGAAAACTGGATAAACTTTTGGTAAAGAATTTTATGAGCGAACTAAAAGAAGCTCTAATTGATAAGCATAAATCTATGTCCGAACGAGAATCGAAGGCCCTACAacgtatatacaaaaatatatcaaacggcTCTGCATCGAATACTGGAGACAATAAggattataaatgtatacctATTCCACCACCGATACCTCCTTACTACATATGGTCAAGTCCATCAAGTGACATTAatttgagatataaaaaaataattcctcCCACttgtaagattaaaaattgtgatttCTCTATTCAAGAAAAGATTGATGACTCAGATGAAGAAAATGAGTCCGTAAGAATGTTAGaacataaaagtaattttaatataccatCCATAGAAGCATGCAACACAGAAAATAGGGAATCTCTTACGTTTTTACCTCAAATTCTTCTTGAAACACAAGCTAcacaatttgttaaaaaactaCCACCCGCTTTTCTTCAGGAGGAGACATTTGTAGGAAGTGGTGAAAATTCTGAGGATGAAATCATAGATAATTCGAGTGATAACATAAGTGATGATAACGAAGAGAAAAATTCTTAA